The proteins below are encoded in one region of Fibrella aestuarina BUZ 2:
- a CDS encoding ParA family protein produces the protein MGKVIAIANQKGGVGKTTTTINLAASLAALEFRTLIVDADPQANSTSGLGYNPKEIEYSIYECMIEDVQTRDAIIQTDFPNLDLLPSHIDLVGAEIEMINLQSREDKMKDALNHIRDDYDFIIIDCSPSLGLITINSLTAADSVIIPVQCEYFALEGLGKLLNTIKIIQSRLNTDLAIEGILLTMYDLRVRLSNQVVGEVTSHFQQMVFHTIIPRNIRLSESPSFGVPVLAQDADSKGAISYLNLAREILIKNGLMPQETV, from the coding sequence ATGGGTAAAGTTATTGCCATTGCCAACCAGAAGGGCGGCGTCGGTAAAACCACAACAACAATCAATCTAGCGGCCAGTCTGGCGGCTCTTGAGTTCCGAACGCTGATCGTCGATGCTGACCCTCAGGCCAACTCGACCTCGGGCCTCGGTTATAACCCCAAGGAAATCGAATACAGCATTTACGAATGCATGATCGAAGACGTGCAAACGCGCGACGCCATCATTCAGACCGACTTCCCTAACCTTGATCTGCTGCCTTCGCACATCGATCTGGTCGGGGCCGAGATCGAGATGATCAACCTGCAAAGCCGGGAGGATAAGATGAAGGACGCGCTGAACCACATCCGCGACGATTACGACTTCATTATCATCGACTGCTCGCCCTCGCTCGGTTTGATCACCATCAACAGCCTTACCGCTGCCGACTCGGTGATTATTCCCGTACAGTGTGAATACTTTGCGCTCGAAGGGCTGGGCAAGCTGCTCAACACGATCAAGATCATTCAATCGCGCCTGAACACCGACCTGGCCATCGAAGGCATTTTGCTGACGATGTACGACCTCCGGGTACGTTTGTCGAATCAGGTGGTGGGTGAGGTAACCTCTCACTTCCAGCAGATGGTTTTTCACACCATCATTCCGCGGAACATCCGCCTCAGCGAATCGCCCAGTTTTGGCGTACCGGTGCTGGCGCAGGATGCCGATAGTAAGGGGGCTATCAGTTACCTGAACCTGGCCCGCGAGATTTTAATTAAAAACGGCCTAATGCCGCAAGAGACGGTTTAA
- a CDS encoding ABC transporter ATP-binding protein — protein MLTATHLSKAFDALVAVKNVSLSLAPGQLVALVGASGSGKSTLLNLLGGLLDPDKGEVALDGETVAGPKDVLVAGHPQIRVVHQEYKLMPNISIRENIAYALRFYERAYRERRVDELLRLCRLEAVQHHKPREASGGEKQRTAIARALAEPARVLLLDEPFSHLDLPNRLIIRDLLFDLVRGVDQPEPRPACLLVTHEATDALSIADQVGILHQGQLKQWGTPRQVYFSPANTYAARMTGPVNIIRGKHLPLLGLPAAEPDAPFGLRPEHAHLDPAGPAEGTVRAVFFQGRTSEVDVRISRYVTLRMLTQREDVQAGDQVRIRVDADRLMRL, from the coding sequence GTGCTCACAGCTACCCACCTCTCTAAAGCATTCGACGCCCTGGTGGCGGTAAAAAACGTGTCGTTGTCGCTGGCACCGGGCCAACTGGTGGCGTTAGTTGGTGCCAGTGGATCGGGTAAGAGTACCCTGCTGAACCTGCTGGGTGGCCTGCTCGACCCCGACAAAGGCGAGGTAGCCCTCGATGGCGAAACTGTGGCCGGTCCGAAAGACGTGCTGGTGGCCGGGCATCCGCAGATCCGGGTGGTACACCAGGAATACAAGCTGATGCCCAACATCTCGATCCGCGAAAACATCGCCTACGCCCTGCGTTTCTACGAACGTGCCTACCGCGAACGCCGCGTCGATGAACTGCTGCGGTTGTGTCGGCTGGAGGCTGTGCAGCACCACAAACCCCGCGAGGCATCGGGGGGCGAGAAACAACGCACCGCCATTGCCCGCGCCCTGGCCGAACCTGCCCGCGTTTTGCTGCTCGACGAACCGTTCAGCCACCTCGACCTGCCCAACCGGCTGATCATCCGCGATCTGCTGTTTGACCTGGTTCGGGGCGTCGACCAGCCGGAGCCCCGCCCGGCCTGCCTGTTGGTGACACACGAGGCTACCGACGCGCTCTCCATTGCCGATCAGGTCGGGATTCTGCATCAGGGGCAGCTAAAGCAGTGGGGGACGCCCCGGCAGGTGTACTTTTCGCCCGCCAACACCTATGCCGCCCGTATGACGGGGCCGGTCAACATCATCCGGGGGAAACACCTGCCCCTACTGGGTTTGCCCGCCGCCGAGCCGGACGCTCCGTTTGGCCTGCGCCCCGAACACGCGCACCTCGACCCGGCCGGTCCGGCAGAAGGCACCGTTCGGGCCGTGTTTTTTCAGGGACGTACCTCCGAAGTCGACGTACGGATCAGCCGGTACGTTACCCTGCGCATGCTCACCCAACGCGAGGATGTACAGGCGGGCGATCAGGTACGTATCCGGGTCGATGCTGATCGGCTGATGCGACTGTAG
- a CDS encoding ParB/RepB/Spo0J family partition protein, translating into MNTTNAKAGNIKSNKLTGLGRGLGALLQDSDGRQAKPSPYESISTMTEIGIEQIETNPFQPRTRFDEEALNELADSIRVQGIIQPITVRQLGKDRYQLISGERRLQASKLIGMLHIPAYVRTANDQQMLEMALIENIQRENLNSIEIALSYQRLITECSLKQEELGERVGKNRTTVNNYIRLLKLPPVIQAALRDTRISMGHARAIINIDNPETQIKLFNKIIDEDWSVRKVEEAVRNLSVTEESLPARKTTLPKQEMRSLQFKLSSMFGSKVIIKADEKHQGEIKIPFTSQEELDRILNVLNYSA; encoded by the coding sequence ATGAACACAACGAATGCCAAGGCTGGTAACATCAAGAGCAACAAACTGACGGGCCTCGGCCGGGGTCTGGGCGCGTTGTTACAGGACAGCGACGGGCGTCAGGCCAAGCCGTCGCCGTATGAGTCGATCAGCACGATGACCGAAATCGGCATTGAACAGATCGAGACCAACCCCTTCCAGCCGCGGACCCGCTTCGACGAAGAAGCCCTCAACGAACTGGCCGATTCCATTCGGGTGCAAGGGATCATCCAGCCCATCACGGTGCGGCAACTCGGCAAAGACCGGTATCAGCTCATCTCGGGCGAGCGGCGTTTGCAGGCGTCCAAGCTGATCGGGATGTTGCACATTCCCGCCTACGTGCGGACGGCCAACGACCAGCAAATGCTGGAAATGGCCCTGATCGAGAACATTCAGCGCGAAAACCTGAACTCGATCGAAATTGCCCTCTCCTACCAGCGCCTCATCACCGAATGCAGCCTGAAACAGGAAGAACTGGGCGAACGCGTGGGCAAAAACCGCACGACGGTCAACAACTACATCCGATTGCTGAAACTGCCGCCTGTGATTCAGGCGGCGCTACGCGATACCCGGATTTCGATGGGCCACGCCCGGGCGATCATCAACATCGACAACCCCGAGACGCAGATCAAACTCTTCAACAAGATTATTGACGAAGACTGGTCGGTGCGCAAAGTGGAAGAAGCCGTACGCAACCTCTCGGTTACGGAAGAATCCCTGCCCGCCCGGAAGACGACCCTGCCCAAACAGGAAATGCGGAGTCTGCAATTTAAACTCTCGTCGATGTTTGGCTCGAAGGTGATCATCAAAGCCGATGAAAAGCATCAGGGGGAGATCAAGATTCCGTTTACCTCGCAGGAGGAACTCGACCGCATCCTGAACGTCCTGAACTACTCGGCCTAA